A part of Silvimonas soli genomic DNA contains:
- a CDS encoding carotenoid oxygenase family protein, translating into MTALTPPAESLRDLNDEPVSVETDAGPLRVHGIIPAGLAGTLLRNGPNPVNPAPDAHWFTGDGMLHAIRFHEGGVWYRNRWTRTQELARHQAGAASKGDFVPATPDTESHGTANTHIVWHGGRLMALEEAHLPIEIDPLSLATRGSIDFAGAISGPFTAHSKIDPDTGEMLFFGYGNPERLSAGMTYGTLNASGEATRFEHFTAPFASMVHDFMFTATQVILPVMPLTASQTRAMQGGPAYAWEPGRESRIGIWPRAQGTTEVEWWQGPSCFVFHAMNSWEDNGVVYADVMRFPVAPLFPDIDGNPPCTLDGARLHRWTFDPATPGRTFTEQLLCDIPGEFPRIDDRFASKAYRHCWFAGHRTNDGETEMFSRIVHLDMRTGQQDIYELPAGYLTSEPVFVPRTATAAEGDGWIMVVVYCGLFGLSEVLILDAQELARGPLATIELPVRVPNGFHGNWLPADCYAATADAIWG; encoded by the coding sequence ATGACCGCCCTCACCCCGCCCGCAGAATCATTGCGCGACCTTAACGATGAACCGGTCAGCGTCGAAACCGATGCCGGGCCTCTGCGCGTTCACGGCATCATTCCCGCCGGGCTGGCAGGCACGTTGCTGCGCAATGGCCCCAACCCGGTCAATCCTGCCCCAGACGCGCACTGGTTTACCGGCGACGGCATGCTACATGCCATCCGTTTTCACGAAGGTGGGGTGTGGTACCGCAATCGCTGGACGCGTACCCAGGAACTGGCGCGGCATCAGGCTGGGGCGGCCAGCAAGGGTGACTTCGTGCCCGCCACACCGGATACAGAAAGCCATGGCACCGCCAACACCCATATCGTCTGGCATGGTGGCCGTTTAATGGCGCTGGAAGAGGCGCATTTGCCCATCGAGATTGATCCGCTCAGCCTGGCCACGCGCGGCAGTATCGATTTTGCGGGCGCGATTTCGGGGCCGTTTACCGCACATTCCAAGATCGATCCGGATACCGGCGAAATGCTGTTCTTTGGTTATGGCAATCCGGAACGACTGAGCGCGGGCATGACTTACGGCACCCTCAACGCCAGCGGAGAGGCCACCCGCTTTGAACATTTCACGGCGCCCTTCGCCAGCATGGTGCATGACTTTATGTTTACTGCCACGCAGGTGATCTTGCCGGTAATGCCGCTCACCGCCAGCCAGACCCGCGCGATGCAAGGCGGCCCAGCCTATGCTTGGGAACCTGGGCGCGAAAGCCGGATTGGCATCTGGCCACGAGCGCAAGGCACTACAGAAGTTGAGTGGTGGCAGGGCCCGAGCTGCTTCGTGTTTCATGCCATGAACTCGTGGGAAGACAACGGCGTGGTCTATGCCGATGTAATGCGCTTTCCCGTCGCGCCTCTCTTTCCCGATATCGACGGCAACCCGCCCTGCACGCTGGATGGCGCGCGCCTGCATCGCTGGACCTTTGATCCAGCCACGCCAGGCCGCACTTTTACCGAGCAATTGCTGTGCGACATCCCTGGTGAATTTCCGCGCATTGATGATCGTTTTGCCAGCAAGGCCTATCGCCACTGCTGGTTTGCCGGCCACCGCACAAATGACGGCGAAACAGAAATGTTCAGCCGCATCGTGCATCTGGATATGCGCACCGGCCAGCAAGATATCTACGAACTACCTGCCGGTTATCTCACCTCTGAGCCGGTATTTGTGCCGCGCACAGCGACAGCGGCTGAAGGCGACGGCTGGATTATGGTGGTGGTGTATTGCGGGCTCTTTGGCTTGAGCGAAGTGCTGATTCTGGACGCCCAGGAACTGGCACGCGGGCCACTGGCCACCATCGAACTGCCAGTTCGCGTACCCAACGGGTTTCATGGCAACTGGCTGCCAGCCGATTGTTACGCAGCCACTGCTGACGCGATCTGGGGATAA
- the poxB gene encoding ubiquinone-dependent pyruvate dehydrogenase — translation MTRLVADVLIDTLEALGVSQIFGVAGDSLNGITEAIRRKPDMRWVHTRHEEVAAFAAGAAAVVTDGLAVCAGSCGPGNLHLINGLFDCQRNHVPVLAIAAHIPSGEIGSDYFQETHPQILFKECSVYCELVATPEQLPRMLGTAIQAALTHKGVAVLVLSGDVALSAATDVPDPVWPRQAKPRVLPAVAELEHMAALLNEGKNITLLCGAGCAGAHDEVVKLAEALQAPVVHALRGKEYIEYDNPYDVGMTGLIGFASGYYAMESCDTLLVLGSSFPYRQFYPQDAKVIQVDLAGERLGLRHPLALGVVGDVGQTIRALLPALKARGDRTHLDRALTHYAKTRKELDELAVGHPGRKPIHPQYLAQRVSELAAFDAIFTADVGTPTLWAARYLKMNGQRRLIGSFNHGSMANALAQALGAKAAAPHRQVVALCGDGGLTMLMGDLITAVQEKLPVKIVVFNNGALGFVELEMKAAGFLETATELVNPDFGAVVTAMGLYGQRVEDPADLDAALERAFAHDGPALIDVVTNRQELAMPPKVTFSQARGFSLYVARAILDGRAGEVLELSRTNLWR, via the coding sequence ATGACCAGACTGGTAGCCGACGTACTCATCGATACCCTTGAAGCCCTCGGCGTGTCGCAGATTTTTGGTGTGGCGGGAGACTCGCTCAATGGCATTACCGAGGCCATCCGCCGCAAACCAGACATGCGCTGGGTCCATACCCGGCACGAAGAGGTGGCGGCCTTTGCGGCAGGTGCGGCAGCGGTGGTGACGGACGGCCTGGCGGTGTGTGCTGGCAGTTGTGGGCCGGGCAATCTGCATCTTATCAACGGCTTGTTTGATTGCCAGCGCAATCACGTGCCGGTACTGGCCATTGCCGCACATATCCCCAGTGGCGAGATCGGCAGTGATTATTTTCAGGAAACCCACCCGCAAATTTTGTTCAAGGAATGCAGCGTGTACTGCGAACTGGTTGCCACGCCGGAGCAATTGCCGCGCATGCTCGGCACGGCTATTCAGGCAGCGTTGACACACAAAGGCGTGGCCGTGCTGGTGCTGTCGGGTGATGTCGCGCTGAGCGCAGCTACCGATGTGCCTGATCCGGTCTGGCCGCGCCAGGCCAAACCACGCGTGCTGCCCGCGGTGGCCGAACTGGAGCATATGGCCGCTTTGCTGAATGAGGGCAAGAACATCACCCTGTTGTGCGGCGCGGGTTGCGCCGGTGCGCATGATGAAGTGGTGAAGCTGGCCGAGGCACTGCAAGCGCCAGTCGTGCATGCCTTGCGCGGCAAGGAATATATCGAATACGACAACCCATACGACGTGGGCATGACCGGGTTGATCGGTTTTGCCAGCGGCTATTACGCCATGGAAAGTTGCGACACCTTGCTGGTGTTGGGTAGCAGCTTTCCGTACCGGCAGTTTTATCCGCAAGATGCCAAGGTAATTCAGGTCGATCTGGCCGGTGAGCGACTCGGCTTGCGGCACCCGCTGGCGTTAGGTGTCGTGGGGGACGTGGGTCAAACTATCCGCGCCTTGCTCCCGGCGCTGAAAGCGCGAGGTGACCGTACCCACCTGGATCGCGCGCTGACGCATTACGCCAAAACCCGCAAAGAGCTGGATGAACTGGCGGTGGGTCATCCGGGTCGCAAGCCTATCCATCCACAATATCTGGCACAGCGGGTCAGTGAACTGGCTGCGTTCGATGCCATTTTCACCGCCGACGTGGGCACTCCGACGTTATGGGCGGCGCGTTATCTCAAAATGAATGGCCAGCGCCGCTTGATTGGCTCGTTCAATCACGGATCAATGGCCAACGCGCTGGCGCAAGCGCTGGGTGCCAAAGCTGCGGCTCCGCACCGCCAGGTCGTGGCACTGTGCGGCGATGGCGGGCTGACCATGTTGATGGGTGATCTGATCACCGCCGTACAAGAAAAGCTGCCAGTGAAAATTGTGGTGTTCAATAACGGCGCGCTGGGTTTTGTTGAACTGGAAATGAAAGCCGCCGGTTTTCTGGAAACCGCCACCGAACTGGTTAACCCGGACTTTGGCGCGGTGGTGACCGCCATGGGCTTGTATGGCCAGCGAGTGGAAGACCCCGCCGATCTGGATGCCGCGCTGGAGCGCGCTTTTGCCCATGACGGCCCGGCGCTGATTGACGTAGTGACCAACCGGCAAGAACTGGCCATGCCGCCCAAGGTGACGTTCTCGCAAGCACGCGGCTTCAGCCTGTATGTGGCCCGCGCCATTCTGGATGGGCGTGCCGGAGAAGTGCTGGAGTTAAGCCGTACCAATCTGTGGCGTTAG
- a CDS encoding AraC family transcriptional regulator, whose product MLKNPDSRLNLANAASPFKSTRTSAPEQGRVMRQYLSDFLQRLASGTQVIRRPPAGNDTLARGEGHFHLAPELFLQVSGSTQFRFGDASLLLEPGQVLILPPRVLHAERIPSQDAASPFRNVVIYAEGTALTCHLAHEIEPGRPGILHLEARLHPQAPHIHNWLSDAARSGATSAATDATTSWANTQTRALIAAATAGVLQALDDADTEARPEPPLVARARVLIKNQLGDQQLSVRGLAEQSNCTADYLSHVFRQTTGEHLAAFITRLRMERAARLLRDPTLAGKEIAWACGYATQSYFIRTFRSHFGMTPKDWRSSNVEPA is encoded by the coding sequence ATGCTAAAAAACCCGGATAGTCGTCTGAACCTGGCCAATGCGGCCAGCCCGTTCAAAAGCACCCGCACCAGCGCGCCCGAGCAGGGGCGGGTCATGCGGCAATATCTGTCGGATTTTTTGCAGCGGCTGGCGAGCGGTACACAAGTCATTCGCCGCCCACCTGCCGGTAATGACACGCTGGCGCGGGGCGAAGGCCATTTTCATCTGGCACCGGAGTTGTTCTTGCAGGTCAGTGGCAGCACGCAATTTCGCTTTGGCGATGCCAGCTTGTTGCTGGAGCCCGGTCAGGTACTGATCTTGCCGCCGCGAGTGTTGCACGCAGAGCGTATTCCGTCTCAAGACGCCGCCAGCCCGTTTCGCAATGTGGTGATTTACGCTGAAGGCACCGCACTGACGTGTCATCTGGCGCACGAAATCGAACCCGGCCGCCCCGGCATTTTGCACCTCGAAGCACGGCTGCATCCGCAAGCGCCGCATATTCATAACTGGCTGAGCGACGCAGCCAGGTCTGGCGCAACATCTGCCGCCACCGACGCGACGACGAGCTGGGCCAATACTCAAACTCGCGCCTTGATTGCCGCCGCCACAGCCGGGGTTTTACAAGCACTGGACGATGCCGACACTGAGGCCCGCCCGGAGCCACCGCTGGTAGCTCGCGCGCGCGTACTCATCAAGAACCAGTTGGGTGATCAGCAACTGAGCGTGCGCGGTCTGGCTGAACAATCGAACTGCACCGCCGACTATCTCTCGCATGTGTTCCGCCAGACCACCGGAGAGCATCTGGCCGCATTTATCACGCGTTTGCGCATGGAGCGCGCCGCCAGGCTATTACGGGACCCGACGCTGGCGGGAAAAGAGATCGCCTGGGCGTGCGGCTACGCCACGCAAAGCTATTTCATTCGCACTTTTCGCAGCCACTTTGGCATGACGCCAAAAGACTGGCGCAGCAGCAATGTCGAACCAGCTTGA
- a CDS encoding LysR family transcriptional regulator, with product MLQLEELALLEAIRDTGSLSQAAARLGKAPSTISHAARQLEARFDALLFDRRRYRLQLTPAGKLLADEAARVQADVKRTMQRVRQVANGWEDRLWIVTDELLEFETLLPVVRDFDELASGVSLRITHEVLGGTWEALRDGRANLVIGATNEPQKMPGINWVELGALDWVFAVSPRHELARVTEPLSRDVIVRHRAIVVADSSRHSEGRVYGVLGGQAALAVPGMRAKIMAQREGLGVGWLPRQRVVHLLQQGALVEKQTVQPREPNILYVAWREESAGRALQWWLEKLRQPRLAQRLVLGLAAAG from the coding sequence ATGTTGCAGTTGGAAGAACTGGCTTTGCTGGAGGCCATCCGTGATACCGGCAGCCTCTCGCAAGCGGCCGCACGGCTGGGGAAGGCGCCATCGACCATCTCGCACGCTGCGCGCCAGTTGGAGGCACGGTTCGATGCCTTGTTGTTTGACCGCCGCCGTTATCGGCTGCAATTGACCCCCGCAGGAAAACTGCTGGCTGATGAAGCCGCACGCGTGCAGGCAGACGTCAAGCGCACCATGCAGCGTGTGCGGCAGGTGGCTAACGGCTGGGAAGACCGGCTGTGGATCGTCACCGACGAATTGCTGGAATTTGAGACGCTGTTGCCGGTGGTGCGGGATTTCGATGAGCTTGCGTCTGGCGTGTCCTTGCGGATTACGCATGAAGTCCTCGGTGGCACTTGGGAGGCACTGCGGGACGGCCGCGCCAATCTGGTGATTGGTGCCACCAATGAGCCGCAGAAAATGCCGGGGATTAACTGGGTGGAGCTGGGCGCGCTGGATTGGGTTTTTGCGGTGTCGCCACGACATGAACTGGCGCGCGTCACCGAGCCACTGAGCCGCGACGTGATTGTCCGGCATCGGGCCATTGTAGTGGCCGATAGCTCGCGTCACAGTGAAGGCCGAGTTTACGGCGTGCTGGGCGGACAAGCCGCGCTGGCGGTGCCGGGCATGCGCGCCAAAATCATGGCGCAACGCGAAGGCTTGGGCGTGGGCTGGCTACCGCGCCAACGCGTGGTGCATCTGCTGCAACAAGGTGCGCTGGTTGAAAAACAAACCGTCCAGCCGCGCGAGCCCAACATTTTGTATGTGGCGTGGCGCGAAGAAAGCGCTGGCCGTGCGTTGCAATGGTGGCTGGAAAAACTGCGGCAGCCGCGTCTGGCGCAACGCCTGGTGCTGGGGCTGGCAGCTGCCGGGTGA
- a CDS encoding ThuA domain-containing protein, with product MSKTSISVIVWNEFQHERQNPAVQAIYPDGLHMAIADALRQTPGLNPGALPLEISTATLDQAEHGLTQDRLDACDVLIWWGHKAHAQVDDAIVDRVQKRVLEGMGLIVLHSGHFSKIFRRMLGTNCSLKWREADEKERLWVVEPSHPIAAGLGEYFELPYEEMYGERFDIPQPDSIVFISWFEGGEVFRSGCCWERGHGRIFYFRPGHEAYPTYYDANVQRVLANAVQWAAPRVNLVDHCPNSPALEPISQKAVSFSKVGIAQGKGDIG from the coding sequence GTGTCGAAAACCAGTATTTCTGTCATTGTCTGGAACGAATTTCAGCATGAACGGCAGAACCCGGCCGTGCAGGCCATTTACCCTGACGGTTTACACATGGCCATTGCCGACGCCTTGCGCCAAACGCCGGGGCTGAACCCTGGCGCTTTGCCGCTGGAAATATCCACCGCCACGCTTGATCAGGCCGAGCATGGGCTGACCCAGGATCGGCTGGACGCCTGTGACGTGCTGATCTGGTGGGGCCACAAAGCGCATGCCCAGGTCGACGATGCGATTGTGGATCGGGTGCAAAAGCGCGTGCTGGAAGGCATGGGTCTGATCGTGCTGCATTCGGGGCATTTTTCGAAGATATTCCGCCGCATGCTGGGCACCAATTGTTCGCTGAAATGGCGCGAGGCCGATGAAAAAGAGCGCTTGTGGGTAGTGGAACCGTCGCATCCCATCGCCGCTGGCCTCGGCGAATATTTTGAGCTGCCGTATGAAGAAATGTATGGCGAGCGCTTTGATATCCCGCAGCCGGATAGCATTGTGTTTATCTCCTGGTTCGAGGGTGGCGAGGTGTTCCGCTCTGGCTGTTGTTGGGAGCGTGGGCATGGGCGGATTTTTTACTTCCGCCCAGGCCACGAGGCGTATCCCACTTATTACGACGCCAACGTCCAACGTGTGCTGGCCAATGCCGTGCAGTGGGCCGCGCCTCGGGTGAATCTGGTGGATCACTGCCCCAATTCGCCTGCGCTGGAGCCCATTAGCCAGAAAGCTGTGAGTTTCTCCAAAGTAGGCATCGCGCAAGGTAAGGGAGATATTGGATGA
- a CDS encoding ATP-binding protein, with translation MFHFPRSIAGRLLSYCLISLILIATVALGWGYVMARKRSEGWFDRRLQESAQLLLAFELDEARPNRLRSGDAAQLPTGPIAVQIWAPDGRLLFASPNAPAWPFTREGGFLRREFAGTAWRAYAQWDQDGDFLVRVMEDYHDHDQFMRLLVLRQVLTLLIGVPCLALALVISIRRGLLPLQKLSRDLDEFDPRNPQRFDSETLVAELQKPAIALNALLDRVDVMLEKERNFTADAAHELRTPFAALLVQAEVAQTSKDEARRLHALKGLQDGAKRGAHVVEQLLALARLDRAERLPREQFDLVNLCRNALGELAGQAAAKDQHLSFTAPPALQIEGHAVALVTALRNLVENAIRYCPSQSSINVNLQRVADGVQLQVEDNGPGIPEQLRARVLDRFFRNADAGEEGCGLGLSLVAQAVALHGGSIVLDQPQNQPGLVVRLVLPLKLG, from the coding sequence ATGTTCCATTTTCCGCGTTCCATTGCTGGCCGCCTGCTCAGCTATTGTTTGATCAGCCTGATTCTCATCGCCACGGTGGCGCTGGGTTGGGGCTATGTGATGGCGCGTAAACGCAGTGAAGGCTGGTTCGACCGGCGCCTGCAGGAAAGCGCGCAGTTACTGCTGGCGTTTGAGCTGGATGAAGCGCGCCCCAATCGGTTGCGTTCGGGCGATGCGGCGCAATTGCCGACGGGGCCGATTGCAGTACAAATCTGGGCCCCGGATGGTCGATTGTTGTTTGCCTCACCCAATGCGCCAGCATGGCCATTTACCCGCGAAGGCGGTTTTCTGCGCCGCGAGTTCGCTGGTACGGCATGGCGGGCCTATGCGCAGTGGGATCAGGACGGCGACTTTCTGGTGCGGGTGATGGAGGATTATCACGATCACGACCAGTTCATGCGTTTGCTGGTGCTGCGGCAAGTTCTCACGTTGTTGATCGGTGTGCCATGTCTGGCACTGGCGCTGGTGATCAGCATCCGTCGTGGCTTGCTGCCCTTGCAGAAACTATCGCGAGATCTGGACGAGTTTGATCCACGCAATCCTCAGCGTTTTGACTCTGAAACGCTGGTGGCCGAATTGCAAAAACCGGCGATCGCACTCAACGCATTGCTCGATCGTGTCGACGTCATGCTGGAAAAAGAACGCAATTTCACCGCAGATGCGGCCCACGAGTTACGTACGCCGTTTGCCGCATTGCTGGTGCAAGCCGAAGTGGCGCAGACCTCGAAAGACGAAGCACGGCGCTTGCATGCCTTGAAGGGATTGCAAGATGGCGCCAAGCGCGGGGCGCATGTGGTGGAGCAATTGCTGGCACTGGCCCGGCTGGATCGGGCAGAGCGCTTGCCGCGCGAACAATTTGATCTGGTCAACCTGTGCCGCAATGCGCTGGGCGAACTCGCCGGGCAAGCTGCAGCGAAAGACCAGCATTTAAGCTTTACCGCGCCGCCAGCGTTGCAAATTGAAGGTCATGCGGTGGCGTTGGTGACCGCGTTACGTAACCTGGTGGAAAACGCGATCCGCTATTGCCCCAGCCAGAGCAGTATCAACGTCAACCTGCAACGGGTGGCCGATGGCGTGCAGTTGCAGGTTGAAGATAACGGCCCGGGGATTCCCGAGCAATTGCGCGCTCGCGTGCTGGACAGGTTCTTTCGCAACGCCGACGCGGGCGAGGAGGGCTGCGGCCTGGGGTTGTCGCTGGTGGCGCAAGCCGTGGCCCTGCATGGCGGCAGCATCGTGCTCGACCAGCCACAAAATCAGCCGGGCCTGGTGGTTCGCCTTGTCCTGCCGCTCAAGCTTGGCTGA
- a CDS encoding glycosyltransferase family 2 protein, protein MRLSVILITHNEIANLRDCLASVHFADQIIVVDSGSTDGTVQLARELGATVLETNWPGFGPQKNRALDLADGDWVLSIDADERVTPELADEILLSLHGAQCDAFEIPRLSSFCGRFIRHSGWWPDPVLRLFRRGTARFTDAAVHERLICSGKVARLQQHFLHYSYPDLESVISKINRYSTDAAHEKFAKGKRASLPGACFRGFWTFFRHYTVMGGFLDGREGLLLAITAGIGNFYRYAKLAQLGQTRVKS, encoded by the coding sequence ATGCGTTTGTCCGTAATCCTCATTACCCACAATGAGATCGCCAACCTGCGCGATTGTCTGGCATCGGTGCATTTTGCCGATCAAATCATTGTGGTTGATTCCGGCAGTACCGATGGCACCGTGCAGCTTGCTCGCGAGCTGGGCGCCACCGTCCTGGAAACCAACTGGCCCGGCTTTGGCCCGCAAAAGAACCGCGCGCTGGATCTGGCCGACGGCGATTGGGTGTTATCCATTGATGCCGACGAACGCGTCACGCCAGAACTGGCCGACGAGATTCTGCTGAGCCTGCATGGCGCGCAGTGCGATGCCTTTGAGATTCCGCGCTTGTCCAGCTTTTGTGGCCGCTTCATTCGCCACAGCGGCTGGTGGCCTGACCCCGTATTGCGCCTGTTCCGTCGCGGCACCGCCCGTTTTACCGACGCGGCTGTCCATGAACGGCTGATCTGCAGCGGCAAAGTCGCCCGCCTGCAGCAACACTTTCTGCATTACAGCTATCCCGATCTGGAAAGCGTAATCAGCAAGATCAACCGCTATTCCACCGACGCCGCGCACGAAAAATTCGCCAAAGGCAAACGCGCTTCACTGCCTGGCGCCTGCTTTCGCGGTTTCTGGACGTTCTTTCGCCACTACACCGTGATGGGCGGTTTTCTGGACGGCCGAGAGGGCCTGCTGTTGGCCATCACCGCCGGTATCGGCAACTTCTATCGCTACGCCAAACTGGCGCAGCTTGGGCAAACCCGAGTGAAATCATGA
- a CDS encoding TetR/AcrR family transcriptional regulator, whose amino-acid sequence MSSSNRRAGNTSPAAEDMNPNPAIATRAEDHKRPFHHGSLPGALLAAAEVVLLRDGLKGLTLRAIAREAGVSHTAPKHHFGDVANVLSELAAVGHLRLAQRLADSAGDLPHGQARRSAIARGYVMFGVENPGLFRLMDRNEMLDYTRPSLLAASRVSALALAGVFETPDAATSPDEGKAFAPLSASQAVAMTAAWGYVHGLTSLLIDNRLDAIVGATASFTDALSLVEAAIGQTRIALDSPTID is encoded by the coding sequence ATGAGCTCATCAAATCGTCGTGCCGGCAATACATCGCCCGCTGCAGAAGACATGAATCCCAACCCGGCGATAGCTACCCGCGCTGAAGACCACAAACGTCCCTTCCATCATGGCTCCTTGCCAGGTGCCTTGCTGGCGGCGGCAGAAGTGGTGTTGCTGCGCGATGGGCTAAAGGGTTTGACGTTGCGCGCGATTGCCCGCGAGGCCGGGGTTTCGCATACCGCACCCAAACATCATTTTGGCGATGTGGCTAACGTATTGAGCGAACTAGCCGCCGTGGGACATCTGCGGCTGGCGCAGCGGCTAGCGGATAGCGCTGGCGATTTGCCGCACGGGCAGGCGCGCCGCAGTGCCATTGCTCGCGGTTATGTGATGTTCGGTGTAGAAAATCCGGGCCTGTTCCGCTTGATGGATCGCAACGAAATGCTGGATTACACCCGCCCGTCGCTGCTGGCGGCATCACGTGTCTCCGCGTTGGCCTTGGCTGGCGTTTTTGAAACGCCAGATGCTGCAACCTCGCCAGACGAAGGCAAGGCATTTGCGCCGCTGAGTGCCAGTCAGGCCGTGGCGATGACTGCGGCTTGGGGCTATGTGCACGGCTTGACCAGTTTGCTGATCGATAACCGGCTGGATGCCATTGTGGGAGCTACAGCTAGTTTTACCGACGCACTCTCGCTGGTGGAAGCGGCAATCGGCCAGACGCGTATTGCGCTGGATTCCCCCACTATCGACTGA
- a CDS encoding glycosyltransferase → MNILQLNFEAGWRGGERQTILSMLQFREEGHTVHLLCRAGSQIGERARAAGFVVHERKGSGGVIGFLALSGKRYDILHVQTGHMLTWAVLTKPLHRTLVVYSRRVAFRLKGALTRFKYRKTDLVVAISEACANSVQALGIQHVPIIADAVLPVSPNATRSQMLAGQLGIGQRKVVATTSALAADKDPLMLVDAIAALKKRRNDFVFVHFGAGALEPEVRARVAALQLQDTFLFAGYQQNVEALFGLFDVFVMSSREEGLGSSVLDAFSARVPVASTSAGGLKELLADDRGLMSAPGDAGGLARNIGQLLDAPDWLGAMTSKAAEYFERTHRLDTMADAYLVMFEQLLNERRRPRTAAIATAPAATPGIAVESHNQA, encoded by the coding sequence ATGAATATTCTTCAGTTGAATTTCGAAGCTGGCTGGCGCGGTGGCGAGCGGCAAACCATATTGTCCATGCTGCAGTTTCGCGAGGAAGGCCACACCGTTCATTTGTTGTGCCGTGCAGGGAGCCAGATTGGCGAACGCGCCCGTGCTGCAGGTTTTGTGGTGCATGAGCGCAAAGGCAGCGGCGGCGTGATCGGCTTTCTGGCGCTAAGTGGCAAGCGCTACGATATTTTGCATGTGCAAACCGGTCATATGCTGACTTGGGCTGTGCTGACCAAACCGCTACATCGCACGCTAGTGGTGTATTCGCGGCGGGTGGCGTTCCGTCTGAAAGGTGCGTTGACCCGTTTCAAATATCGCAAGACCGATCTGGTTGTTGCGATCAGTGAAGCCTGCGCCAACAGCGTGCAAGCGCTGGGCATTCAGCACGTGCCCATCATTGCCGACGCAGTATTGCCGGTCTCGCCAAACGCTACACGCAGCCAGATGCTGGCCGGGCAACTGGGAATCGGCCAGCGCAAAGTCGTTGCCACCACGTCGGCCCTGGCCGCGGACAAAGACCCGCTGATGCTGGTGGATGCCATTGCCGCGCTGAAAAAGCGTCGTAACGACTTTGTCTTTGTGCATTTTGGCGCTGGCGCCCTGGAACCGGAAGTGCGGGCTCGCGTGGCCGCTTTGCAACTGCAAGACACTTTCCTGTTTGCCGGTTACCAACAGAATGTGGAAGCGCTGTTTGGCTTATTCGATGTGTTTGTCATGAGCTCGCGGGAAGAAGGTTTGGGCAGCAGTGTGCTGGATGCCTTTAGTGCGCGAGTGCCCGTCGCCTCCACCAGCGCGGGTGGTTTGAAAGAACTGCTGGCCGACGATCGCGGCTTGATGAGCGCGCCTGGCGACGCCGGCGGCTTGGCACGCAATATCGGCCAGTTGCTGGATGCGCCGGACTGGCTTGGTGCCATGACCAGCAAAGCCGCTGAATACTTCGAACGCACGCATCGGCTAGACACCATGGCCGATGCCTATCTGGTGATGTTTGAGCAGCTATTGAACGAACGCCGTCGTCCACGAACTGCCGCCATTGCCACTGCGCCGGCGGCCACGCCAGGCATTGCCGTCGAGTCACACAACCAGGCCTGA